The Synergistaceae bacterium sequence GGGTGAGAAGGTCAAGCGAGAGATACAGCAGGAGGAGTTCGAGTCTCTGCCGGACGATGAACAGAAGCGCCTGCAGAAGCTGTCCGAGGAGGTCTCTCTCAAGACGCTGGAGACTCTGCGCAAGATCCGCGACCTGGAGAAGGGCCTGAAGGAGCGGATAATGAAGCTGGAGGCGGAGATATGCCGAAACGCCATCATGCCGTACCTGTCGGACATAAAGGAGAAGTTCGGCGCCAACGGCGAGGGCGACGGGGAGAGCGCATCCGGTGGCAACGAGGTGCTTGACTCGTGGATAGACCTTCTGGCCGAGGACATAATAGATAACTTCGGGATGTTTGTCGCCGCCGTCAAGGACGAGAACGCGGACATAGACTTCACGAGATACACCGTGAACGTCTTCGTCTGCAACGATCCGGACGATGGCGCACCCGTCGTGTGGGAGACGAACCCGACATACTACAACCTGGCCGGCAAGGTGGAGTACGAGAGCCGCCAGGGGTATCTCTACACGGACTTCAGGAAGATCGTCTCAGGCGCATTTCACAGGGCCAACGGCGGTTTCCTCGTCCTGGACGCGGAGAAGGTGCTGCTCAACTTCATGTCGTGGGAGGCCCTGAAACGGATACTTCGGACGGGAGAGGCCACGATAGAGAATTTGGGCGAGCAGTACGGCGCGGTGCCTGTCTCGTCTCTGCGCCCCCAGCCCATACCCATAAACCTAAAGGTCGTCATGGTCGGCACCCCCTTCCTTCACGCTCTCCTGCAGTTTTACGACCCGGAGTTCCTGAAGATGTTCAAGGTGAAGGCCGATTTCGACACCGACATGGAGAGGACCCCCGAGACTGAGAGGCAGATGGCGCAGTTCATAGCCTCGTGCCTCAAGAAAGAGGAGGGGATTCCCTTCGATGCCACCGCCGTGGCCGAGGTGATAGACTGCTCGGCCAGGCTCGCCGAGGATCAGCACAGGATGTCCACGGAGTTCAACAAGATCTCCGAGATAATCGTCGAGTCGACCGCGTGGGCAAAGGCCGACAAGGCCGATATCGTGAGCCGCGAGCATGTGAAAAAGGCCATCAAGGAGAAGAGATTCAGGTCCGACTTGATCCAGGAGAGGATAGCGAGATCCTTCAAGGACGGCCTCGTGAGAATAGACACATCGGGCGAGATAGTGGGGCAGATAAACGGCCTGTCTGTCATCGACCTCATGGACTACCGCTTCGGGCATCCCTCCAGGATCACCGCCAACGTATTCATGGGGCGGGAGGGGGTCGTAAACATCGAAAGAGAGGTGAAGATGACCGGTCCCATCCACAACAAGGGGCTCCTCATCCTCAGCAGCTACATGGGGAGGAAGTACGCTCAGAACGAGCCTCTCTCCCTCACGGCCAGGATCACGTTCGAGCAGATGTACGGAGGAATAGAGGGGGACAGTGTGTCGTCGACGGAGCTCTACTGCCTTCTGTCCGCTCTGTCCGGGGTCCCGTTGAAGCAGGGGATAGCAGTCACCGGGTCGGTGGACCAGTTCGGAAACGTGCAGCCCATCGGCGGGGTCAACGAGAAGATAGAGGGATTCTTCGAGTACTGTCAGCATGCCGGGCTCACCGGGGAGCAGGGGGTCCTGATCCCACAGCAGAACGTCCGTCACCTCATGCTGGATGATCCCGTCGTCGAGGCGGTCGCCGACGGGAAATTCTTCGTGCTGCCAGTATCCACGATCGACGAGGGCATCGAGGCGCTGACTGGAATGTCGGCGGCGTCCATCCATCGCAAAGTCGCGGCCAAGCTGAAGAAGTGGGCCAAGAAGGCGGAAAAGCATAAGAAAGAGGGGAAGTCCGGCGGCGATGAAGAGGAATAGCGTAAACGAGGCGATGCGGGCCAGGCCGCCGCAAATCGACAGGGTATTCGACATATTGGAGGAGCTGTGGGGCAACGAGAGTGAACCTCCCGCGCTGGGGCACGACGAGCCGATGGACGGGCTGATGTTAACCCTCCTCTCTCAGAACACGAACGACAAGAACAGGGACAGGGGCTTCGCCGCCTTGAAGGAGAAGTACCCCTCGTGGGACATGGTGGCATCGGCGGACGCAAAGGACGTGGAGGATGCCATCCGACCCGCGGGACTGGCCAGGACCAAGTCCGAGAGGATGATGCTCATACTGAAGGTCGCCGAGGAGGTCTTCGGCGAGCATTCGCTCTCCTCGTTGAGGACGAAGGAGGATGACTACATCAGGGAGTTCCTGGTATCCCTTCCCGGGATAGGCGCCAAGACAGCGGCGTGCGTCATGCTTTTCGACTTGGGGAGACCGGCGTTTCCGGTGGACACGCACATCGCGAGGTTCAGCAGGAGGATGAGCTGGGCGAAGGAGTCGACCCCCCCGGAGAAGATTCAGCAGCTGCTCGAATCGTGGCTCCCCCCCGAACGTTTTCTGGGTGGACACATAAACATAATAGAGCACGGCAGGGGCCTCTGTCGCGCGCGCAAACCTGACTGCGGGGGATGTCCGATCAATCGGGAGAGACTCTGTCCCTTCGCCCAAGACGACCCCGAGCCACTGTAAGGGAACCCTTGAAAGCATGTGCGGACGACCCCTGTTCGGCGACACGGGGGTCGTCCGTTTCTGCGCCCGCTATTCGTCCTTGAGGCGCTCGATCACTATCTTGTAGCCGTCCGCGCCGTACTCCAGGAACTTCTTCACCCTGCTGATCGTCGCGGTGCTCGCCCCGGTCTGCTGGGCGATCTGGGGGTACGTGTACGCCTCGCTCAGCAGCCTCGCCACCTCCAGGCGCTGGGA is a genomic window containing:
- a CDS encoding AAA family ATPase, encoding EFLGQVRAVSAITFGLEVESKGYNIVVLGNPGSGRTTYALERLHAAAKERSAPDDWVYVYNFDDPGQPLAINLPAGKGKTIGTAFEDLIEELKTAISKAFEKSQYEDAKAQLVKEFQEEVNELMEGVKAWAAEIGFSLKRTPQGFVNIPLTEEESEEGEKVKREIQQEEFESLPDDEQKRLQKLSEEVSLKTLETLRKIRDLEKGLKERIMKLEAEICRNAIMPYLSDIKEKFGANGEGDGESASGGNEVLDSWIDLLAEDIIDNFGMFVAAVKDENADIDFTRYTVNVFVCNDPDDGAPVVWETNPTYYNLAGKVEYESRQGYLYTDFRKIVSGAFHRANGGFLVLDAEKVLLNFMSWEALKRILRTGEATIENLGEQYGAVPVSSLRPQPIPINLKVVMVGTPFLHALLQFYDPEFLKMFKVKADFDTDMERTPETERQMAQFIASCLKKEEGIPFDATAVAEVIDCSARLAEDQHRMSTEFNKISEIIVESTAWAKADKADIVSREHVKKAIKEKRFRSDLIQERIARSFKDGLVRIDTSGEIVGQINGLSVIDLMDYRFGHPSRITANVFMGREGVVNIEREVKMTGPIHNKGLLILSSYMGRKYAQNEPLSLTARITFEQMYGGIEGDSVSSTELYCLLSALSGVPLKQGIAVTGSVDQFGNVQPIGGVNEKIEGFFEYCQHAGLTGEQGVLIPQQNVRHLMLDDPVVEAVADGKFFVLPVSTIDEGIEALTGMSAASIHRKVAAKLKKWAKKAEKHKKEGKSGGDEEE
- a CDS encoding endonuclease III; translation: MRARPPQIDRVFDILEELWGNESEPPALGHDEPMDGLMLTLLSQNTNDKNRDRGFAALKEKYPSWDMVASADAKDVEDAIRPAGLARTKSERMMLILKVAEEVFGEHSLSSLRTKEDDYIREFLVSLPGIGAKTAACVMLFDLGRPAFPVDTHIARFSRRMSWAKESTPPEKIQQLLESWLPPERFLGGHINIIEHGRGLCRARKPDCGGCPINRERLCPFAQDDPEPL
- a CDS encoding DNA-binding transcriptional regulator, whose amino-acid sequence is MTEKWKDKLTDQLCRAFLSLDTVEEAYSFLEDVATIGEIRALSQRLEVARLLSEAYTYPQIAQQTGASTATISRVKKFLEYGADGYKIVIERLKDE